The DNA region TGATCCTGGAAGAACTTTAATAGAATTTGCCCAAAAACACCAAATTGCTTATGAAGTATTAACAGGTGCGAATGCAGCTTTAGTTGCACTTGTAAGTTCAAGTTTTTGTCAAAAAGAATTTATTTTTATGGGATTTTTAGCACCCAAAGGCAAAGAAAGACAAAAAGATATAAAAAAAGTTTTACATAATCCTTATGTAAGCATTATTTATGAATCTCCAAAACGTATTTTATCTTTAATTGAACAAATTGCCCTTTTAGATCCCCAACGCGAAATTTTTGCCATCAAAGAAATCAGTAAAAAATTTGAAAATAAATTTAAAGCTAACGCACAAGAACTTTTGCATATTTTAAAAACAAGCAATTTAAATGGAGAATGGGTAGTGGTTGTAAAAGCCAAAGAAGAAAATTTCTCTGAAAATCTTCTTTGTGAAGAAGATATTTTAGAGCTTGATCTGCCTTTAAAAAATAAAGCAAAATTATTAGCTAAAATGAATGGAAAAAATCCAAAAGAACTTTATCAAAAACTGCTTTTAAGACAAAATTAGGTAGAATAAAAAAATGATAGTTTATGGAAAACAAATATTTTTTTACATTTTAGAGCATCATAAAGATCTTATTAATGAACTTTATCTAGCTAAAGAATGTGATAAAATGTCTTTTGCAAAAATTCTAAAAAGCGGTTTTAAAATTAAAAAGCTTGATTTTAAAAGTGCTCAAGCCTATGCAAAAGGTGGAAATCATCAAGGTTTTTTACTTGATATTAAACAAAAATCTTTTACAAGTTTAAATGAAGTTAAAAACAATGATTTTATTGTAATGCTTTATGGAATTAGTGATGTTGGAAATATAGGGGCTATCGTACGTACAGCTTATGCTTTAGGAGTAGGAGCTTTAATTTTTATTGGTGAAAAATTAGCTATGCAAGGTGTGATTCGAACAAGTAGTGGAGCAGCGCTTGATTTACCTATTGTAATAAGTAACAATGCTTTGGATGTGATAAATGAACTCAAACAAGCAGGATTTTACTTTTATGCTAGCGATAGCTCAGGTAAAACAATCCATAGCATTACAATAAATAATAAAAAAGTTTTGATTTTAGGCAGCGAAGGTTTTGGTCTAAGTTCTAAAATTATAAAAAAATGTGATGAATGTGTTGGCATAACAATGAAAAATAATTTTGATAGCCTCAATGTTAATGCTGCTTTTGCAATACTTTGTGATAGGATGATAAATGCTTAATTGGAAAAAAATACAAGAATTAAATTTAAAAGAAGTTGCGGCTAAAACGCAGATAGAACTTGATTTTCTAGAAGCTTTAGTAGAAAAAAACTTCAGTGTTTTAAGTCGTTTTAATGTCAAAGGTTTTCTTAAAATTTTAAGCCGAGAATATGAACTTGATTTTAGTGATTTTAATGAAGAATATGAACACTACCTTAATGAAAACAATCCCAATCCACAAAAAAAATCAAAGATCATAATCACAAAATTAGAAGCTTATAGTCAAAAAACTTCCTCTATTTGGCCCTTTTTTATTATTTTTATCATTTTAATTATTATAGTAATAACTATATATTATTTTGATACATTAAAAACCTTATTTAAAGATGAACAAAACAATACTAGTGCAACAGTAATTAATATTATAGGTCAAGCTCAAGAAAATTTAAAATCTTTAGAAAATAATGTTGTTATCATAGACAATGATAAAATTAAAGAAGCAAATCAAAGCTATCAAAACATCACTACATCAAATCAAAACATTCAATTGCAAGAAAATGAACAAAATATTAGCACACAAAATCACACCCTTGAAAATAACCAAACTTTAACCCATGAAGAGGAAATTCTCCATACAAAAACAACAAAAACTGATATTTTAAATCAAGCATATTTTCAAACTTCTACAAAAATTTGGATAGGCTTAATAGATTTAAAAAATCTTAAAAAAACAAGTTTTGTTAAAGAAAAAGATTTTAATATTTCTTTAGATAAAGATCAACTCATGTTAACAGGAGCTGCTTCTTTAACCATGATCAATCAAGAAAATCAAGAACATAAATTTCCTGCTGGCAACTTAAAACGTTTTTTAATCAAAGATGGAAAAATCACAAGTATTTCAGCTGCTGAATTTATAAAATTAAACAAAGGTAAAGAATGGTAAAAAAAATTATTATTCTTACCTTATATCTTAACTTATCTTTTGCAAGCTCAAGTTTTGAATTAGCAAAAAATTTAGTAAACAATCCCAAAAAAAATTCTCAACTTGAATTATTATTTTTAAATAATCCTTATTTAGATGATAATGGAAATTGTAATATTGCTAAAATATCTCAAATACTAAAAACCAATTCTTTAATCACTTTAGTTCTACCAAATCCACAAAATTTAAGATTAAATTTTAAAGCAAAAGCTGATGAAATTATGTTTTTTAAAATTTTATCAGATGTTTTAAATGATGCTGGTTATGTCTATTTTATTCCTACAGATTTAATATTAAGAGAAGGTAATATTGATTATACCATACAAGTAGAGTCTCAATATATACTAGATCCTGGTACCCTTTATAATCTTTTAAAAGAAAATTCTGTTTATATAGATAACATTAAACGTATTGGAACTTATGATTATGAATATAATTTAAATTTCACTAATGCTATATTAAAAACTAATATCAATTTAACTTTAAATACTCCAAAATCTTTAGAAAAACCTTTAAAAGATTATGTATTAAATTTAAAAAATGCCACAAATTTGATTGTTGATGCAAATGATTTAGACAATTGGTTTCCTAAAATCTTTTTTCTAGATCAAAATCTTAATTTAATTAAAGCAATAAAAAGCAATAATAAAAATAACCACTTTTCAGAACTCATTCCAAACGGTGCTATGTATGCCATTATAAGTGATATGTATAGTTTAGACAATATTCGCAGAGGTTTAAAAATTACCTTAAAAAAATAAAGGAAAATAATGTTCGATGAAATCCGTTTTAACACTATAGAAAGACTTCCAAACTATGTTTTTGCAGAGGTAAATGCAATTAAAATGGCAGCAAGACGTGCTGGAGAAGATATCATCGACTTTTCAATGGGAAATCCCGATGGCAAAACTCCACAACATATTATTGACAAACTTTGTCAAAGTGCAAACAAAGATAAAACTTCAGGTTATTCTACTTCTATGGGAATTTATAAACTTCGTTTGGCAATTTGTAATTGGTATAAAAGAAAATACAATGTCACTTTAGATCCTGAAAATGAAGTTGTAGCCACTATGGGATCTAAAGAAGGCTTTGTAAATCTTGCTAGAGCTATCATTAATCCAGGTGATGTTGCTATAGTACCTACTCCTGCTTATCCCATCCATACTCAAGCTTTTATTATAGCAGGAGGGAATGTAGCAACCATGCCATTAATTTATAATGAAAAATTTGAATTAAATGAAAATCAATTTTTTGAAGATTTGCATAAAACCTTAAATGAAAGCATACCACGTCCAAAATATATTGTAGTCAATTTCCCTCATAACCCAACAACTGTAACTTGTGAAAAAAGTTTTTATCAAAGATTAATTACAATAGCAAAAAAAGAAAGATTTTATATTATTTCAGATATAGCCTATGCAGATTTAACCTATAATGATTATAAAACCCCTTCTATTTTAGAAGTTGAAGGGGCAAAAGATGTAGCAGTAGAAACTTACACCCTATCCAAATCTTACAATATGGCAGGTTGGCGTGTAGGTTTTGTAGTAGGAAATAAACGCTTAATCAATGCACTTAAAAAAATAAAATCTTGGTTTGATTATGGTATGTACACACCTATTCAAGTGGCTGCTACTATAGCCTTAGATGGGGATCAAAACTGTGTAAATACAATTTGCAATACCTACTATAAAAGAATGAATATTTTAACTGAAGCTTTTGAAAATGCGGGATGGAATTTAGAAAAACCTAAAGCAAGTATGTTTGTTTGGGCAAAACTTCCTGAAAATAAAAGACATTTAAAAAGCTTAGAATTTTCTAAACAACTCCTACAACGTGCTAATGTTGCAGTAAGTCCTGGTATAGGTTTTGGTGAAGCTGGAGATGATTATGTAAGAATTGCCTTAATTGAAAATGAAAATCGTATACGACAAGCTTCACGTAATATTAAAAAATATTTAAAAGAATAAATCATGAAAATAGCAATTCTTGGTTATGGTACAGTAGGAAGTGCCGTGGTTCAATTTCTTTTAGAAAATCAAAAACTTATACGTGCAAGATGTGGAAAAAATATTACTCCTGTTATTGCTCTTACTAGAACTCCTAAAAAAAATGCTTTAATTCCCATAACCCAAAACATTGATGAAATTTTAAATGCTGAAGTAGATGTTTTTGTAGAATTAATGGGTGGAGTTAATGAAACCTTTAAAATAGTTAGTGAAATTTTAAAAAAGAAAAAAGCTGTAGTAACTGCAAATAAAGCTATGCTAGCCTACCATCGTTACGAACTTGAAAATTTAGCCAAAGATATAGCCTTTGGTTATGAAGCTAGTGTAGCTGGTGGAATTCCTATCATTAAAGTTTTAAAAGAGGGTTTAAGTGCAAATAATATCTTAACTATTAAAGGCATATTAAATGGTACAAGCAATTTTATTTTAAGCTCTATGAGCGAGAAAAATATGAGCTTTAAACAAGCTTTAGAAAAGGCTCAAAATTTAGGTTATGCTGAAGCTAATCCAAGCTTTGATATAGAAGGTCAAGATGCAGCCCATAAACTTCTTGTTTTATCAAGTATAGCCTATAATCTTAAAGCTAAACCTGAAAATATTCTAATTGAAGGCATTAGCCAAATCACTCCTGAAGACATATATTTTGCTAATGAATTTGAATTAACTATCAAACTTTTAGGTATTGCAAAAGTACGCGAAAATAAAGTAGAATTAAGAGTACATCCTACTATGATCAATAAAGACACCATGCTTGCTAAAGTTGAGGGGGTAATGAATGCTATAAGCATTAATGGGGATTTATTAGGAGAAAGTTTATATTATGGTGCTGGAGCAGGAGGTAAAGCTACTGCTAGTGCAGTTATTTCAGATCTTATGGATATAGCCAAAGATCAAGCAAAAACTCCTATGTTGGGCTTTGTAAATACCTTAGAATATAAACTTTTAGATAAAGATGAAATCTATACAAAATATTATTTAAGAATGAAAGTTGAAGATAAAATAGGGATTTTGTCTAAAATTACTCAATTGATGAGTCAAAATGATATTTCCATTGATAGTTTTTTGCAAAAACCTAAAAAAAATGATGAAAACTATAGCACTTTATTTTTTACTACACACTTAACCTACGAAAAAAGTATACAAAATTTACTTAAAATTTTAGACCAACAAGATTTCATAAAAACAAAACCTTTTATGATGCGTATAGAATAATGGGTTTAAAATCTTATTTAAGTGGAATTTTAGGGGAAAATAAAGCTTGTAATTTTCTCAAAAAACAAGGTTTCACTCTTATTAAAAGAAATTTTCATTCTAAATTTGGTGAAATTGATATTATTGCAAAAAAAGATGAAATTCTACATTTTATAGAAGTAAAATTCACTCAAAATGATTATGAAACTTCTGAGCGTTTAAATTCTAAAAAACTTGAAAAAATTTTAAAAACTATAGATTTTTATCATCTTAAATACGGGAATTTTAATGATTTTCAAGTTGATCTTATTTGTATCAACAATGACACAATACAATTTTTTGAAAATATTAATTTTTAAGCTGATATTTAAAAAAATAAAATACAATTAGAGGAAAATTAGAGAAAGGAAAAATTATGGGAAAATATATCGAATTAACAAGTGATAATTTCGATCAAGCAAAAGAAGGTGTATCTTTAGTTGATTTTTGGGCTCCATGGTGTGGACCTTGTAGAATGCTTAGTCCAGTTATAGATGAGCTTGCAAATGATTTTGATAGTAAAGCTAAAATTTGCAAAGTCAATACAGATGAACAAGGTGATTTAGCAGCTCAATTTGGTGTTCGTTCTATACCAACACTGATTTTTTTTAAAAATGGTGAAGTAGTAGACCAATTAGTTGGAGCACAATCAAAACAAGCAATTAGCGATAAACTTAATTCTTTATTATAAAAAACCTTAAGGCTAGTTTTATACTAGCCTACTACTTTAAATTTCTATGTATACTAAATATAATTAGTTGCTGTTAAGAATAATTTTTATATTATTATTAATAATAAAAACTTAAAATAAAGGAAAAGCAATGTTAGATTTAGCAATTATAGGTGGAGGTCCTGCAGGACTTAGTGCAGGACTTTATGCTACTAGAGGTGGACTTAAAAATGTAGTAATGTTTGAAAAAGGTATGCCTGGAGGACAAATCACCTTAAGCTCTGAAATAGAAAATTACCCGGGTGTAGCACAAGTTATGGATGGAATTTCTTTTATGGCACCTTGGAATGAACAATGTATGCGTTTTGGCTTAAAACATGAAATGGTAGAAGTACAACAAATTTTGCAAAATAATGATGGGAGTTTTACCATAAACATTAGAGGAGGAAAATCGCAACTTGCTAAAGCTGTTATAGTTTGCACAGGATCCTCTCCTAAAAAAGCAGGTTTTAAAGGCGAAGAAGAATTTTTTGGAAAAGGTGTAAGCACTTGTGCAACTTGTGATGGTTTTTTTTATAAAAATAAAGAAGTTGCAGTTTTAGGGGGTGGAGACACAGCCTTAGAAGAAGCTTTATATCTAGCCAATATTTGTTCTAAAGTATATCTTATTCATAGAAGAGATGAATTTAGAGCCATTCCTTCTACTGTTGAAAAAGCAAAGAAAAATGAAAAAATTGAACTAATAACCAATGCAAGTATTGATGAAGTATATGGAGATAAAACAGGCGTTTTGGGTGTAAAAGTCAAATTAAAAAATGGTGACATAAAAAATTTAAATGTTCCAGGAATTTTTACCTTTGTAGGTTTAAATGTAAGAAATGAAATTTTAAAACAAGATAATGGAAAATTTTTATGTAATATGGAAGAAAATGGACAAGTAAGCGTAGATTTAAAAATGCAAACAAATATTCCAGGACTTTTTGTTGCAGGTGATCTTAGAAAAGACGCTCCAAAACAAGTGATTTGTGCTGCAGGTGATGGAGCTATAGCTGCACTTAGTGCTATATCTTATATAGAAAGTCTACATTAAAAAATTATAGAAGTTGATTTTACAACTTCTATATTTATCTAACTTCCTATGACCCCATTATCAAGCTTTCTTATCATCACTACGCTTGATCTAGGCGTTTTCCCATAAGGAAAAGTACTTCCTTTTAAATCTTCTCCAGGATGTTGCACACCTACAAACATAGTGGTATAATCTTCATTAAAAGCTATACCTGTTAATTCACAAGCAATAGGTCCTGTTAAAAAGCGCTTAATTTCTCCTGTTTTAGGATTTGCTGCTAGCATACAATTATTTCCCATACCTTCATATTCTCCTTTATTAGAATAAGATCCATCTGTTTGTATCCAAAGCCTACCATCCCTATCAAATTTCAAACCATCAGGAGAATTAAATTTATTTTCACTTGTAATATTATTTGAGCCCTTATATAAAGATTTTTGATTATCAGGATTTCCTGCAAGAATAAAAATTTCCCATTCAAAATCACTTTGTGTATGGGAATGCTTTGGCATCCATTTTATAATCTGTCCATAAACATTTTTCAATCTAGGATTAACAGCATTAGCTTCTTTACGGTTTTTATTATTAGTAAGCGTAGCAAATACTTCCTTAGATCCACTATGCTTATGGCTTGCTATCCACTCACACCTATCCATAGGAGTTGCTCCAACTATACTTGCTGCTATACGGGTATTAATTAACACATCAGCTTGAGATTTAAAACCATTTTTTTCATCTAAACCGTCTTTTCCATACTCTAAAGCCAACCATTTCCCTTTTCCTTTAAAATCTCCTATTTCACCATCAAATTGTGCTACATATAAAATACCTTCATCTAAAATTTTACTTGTATCAAAACCTTTTTTGTATTTATGTTTACTTACAAATTTATAAATAAATTCATTTGCTTCATCATCACCCATATAAACAATAACACTTCCATCTTCTTCTACAATAATTTCAGCATTTTCATGTTTAAAACGCCCCAAAGAAGTCCTTTTAATAGGAATGCTATTGGCATCATAAGGATTAATTTCTACTATCCAGCCATAATGATTTAAAACATTCTTATTTTTAGCTAAATCAAATCTTGAATCAAATTTTTCCCAACCATAATGACTAGTTTTTTTAAAACCATAACGTTTAAGCGCATCATTAAATTCTAAATTTTCATCAGAACTTCCAAAAAAATCATCAAAATTTTCCTCACAAGTAATATAAGTTCCCCAAGGTGTTTGCCCATTAGCACAATTAGCAAAAGTTCCATAAACAAATTTTTCATTTTGTAAAACTGCTAACTTAGCTGATCCGCTAACTTTAATTTTAGTATTTGCATCTATTCTACGATTATATTTAGAATCTAAAACTACAGTCCAATCATTTATATTTTTTTGAATTTCAAATATACTTACACCTACACTAGCTTGTTCATATAAAACATCTTCTTTATTTAAATTTTTACCTTGATGGTTAAACATAATTTCAGGATTGATATATTCATTATTGACCACTAAAATACCCCTAGTTTTAGAAAGTGGGAAAAAACTCATACCATCATTATTATCTCCAAAAACTAAATGAGCATTTTCAACCGCACTTTTATTGATTGTTTTATTCTCATCATAAGGTTTTGCCTTACTAAAAAGTGGATCTCCCCAAGAAATCAAAACCTTAGCTTCATAACCCTCAGGTACTATAACCTCATCTTTTGTACTTGCTTTTACAGCTTTAAAACCTAATAAATCTTTATCTTTAAATATAGCAGCATTTAAATTTGAATTTGCAAAAAAAGCTACCATAGAACTTAAAACAGAACCTTTTAAAAACAATCTTCTTTCCATTTTGACTCCAATATTAAAAATTTTAAAATAATCTTAAGTATAAAAATATTTGGAAACTTTTTGGAAACTTTAAAAACCACACTCTAAATAAAACTAAAATATGATCTAGAGCTTATGTTATTAATAAAAACGATAAAATACCTAATACATCATTAATAATTTTATATTTTATAACTAACTTTATTAAATAAATTCAATGTATTAAGCTTAATATAGCTATAATTACTAAAATTTTATAACGAGGAAATATTTTGAAAAAATCAATTTTTTTTATTCTATTAGGATTTTTATCATGCACTTTAATACAGGCTAAAAATTTAAAAAATGAAACTCCTTCTACACATTTAGTTAGCGTTAGTATACCGCCTCAAGCATTTTTTGTTAAAAAAATAGCTGGAGATACTTTAAATATTAATATTTTATTGCCGCAAAATAATAATGAACATAATTTTGAATTCAAAGCAAGTGCTATGAAAAAACTTGAAAAAAGTGATATTTATTTTACCATAGGATTAGAATTTGAAAAAATATTTATGAGTAAATTTAAACAAAATTTTCCAAAATTACAAATTGAGAATATGCAAAAAAACATAGCTTTGATAGTAAATCATGAACAAGATCATCATTCTCACAAACATGAAAATTTTGATCCTCACACCTGGCTTGATCCTATTTTAGTGCAAACTATGGCTTTAAATATTTATAATGTCTTAATTCAAAAATATCCTCAAAACAAAAAATTATATAAACAAAATTTAGATCAATTTTTAGCCCAACTAGATAGTTTAAATTTACAAATTGCTTCCAAACTAGAAAAATTAAAAAATAGGGAATTTGTAGTTTATCATCCTTCTTGGGCATATTTTGCAAAACGCTATAATCTTACCCAAATTCCTGTAGAAATCTTAGGTAAAGAACCAAAAAGTAAAGATTTACAAAATTTAATCACTATGATGAAAAACAAAAATATTACAATTATTTTTGTACAAAATAATTTCCCTGAAAATGCAGCTAAAGCATTAGCCAAAGAATCTCATGCACAAATTTACAAAATAAATCATTTATCTTATGAATGGGAAAATGAACTTTTAAAAACAGCTAATGCCCTTTCTAAAAATCTTTAGGTTTATCTATGCTTTTTTTTGAAATTTCTAACCTAAACTATGCTTATGATAATCAAACTGTTTTAAATAATATTAATTTAAGCTATGATAGTAAAGATTTTCTTTCTATCATAGGTCCTAATGGAGCAGGAAAATCTACACTCATAAAACTCATCTTAGGACTTTTAAAATCAAAAAATGAAATAAAATTTCAAGAACTACAAAGAAAAGAAATTGGCTATGTTCCTCAACACAGCTTAGTAAATCCTAATTTTTATCCAAGAGTAATAGAAATTGTCCTTATGGGGCTTATTAATCAAAAAATTTTTGGTTTTTACAGCAAAAAAGACAAAGAAAAGGCTATGCAAGCTTTAAAAAATGTAGGCATGCAAGATTTTTGGAATAAAACGATTAATTCTTTAAGTGGAGGGCAAAGACAACGCGTTTTTATTGCAAGAGCCTTAGTTAGTGATTGCAAAATGCTAATCTTAGATGAACCTACTGCCAGTGTTGATAGTAAATCTGCCATACAAATCTTAGAACTTTTAAACTCTTTACATTATGATGGAATGGGAATTTTACTTATTTGTCATGATATTAATCTCGTACTTGCTTATAGTGATAAAATTGCATATTTAAATAAAGAACTTTTTTTACATACTAATACTAAAGAAAAAGAAAAAAGTATATTTTTGAAGCATTTATACGAAAATCACTCACATTTTTGTGATGTTGAAATGAGTTTAAATTCTTGTCTTTGCGACGAAGCAAATTGCGATAGCAAAAAACTATGCATGCAAGAATTCACAAGAAAAAATTTAAAAAAATCGGAATTTAAAAAAGAAAGCTTTTGTCTTAAATTTATAAAGGAAAATCATGATTGAAATTTTACATTTCACCTTTTTTCAAAATGCCTTATTAGCAGCCATTTTAGTAAGTATAGCTTGTGGGATTATAGGAACTTTAATCATGATAAACCGTCTTTTTTCCATGGCTGGCGCCATCACACATGGGGCTTTTGGTGGCATAGGCATAGCTTTTTATTTTTCCTTACCTATTTTACTTAGTACTGGAATTTTTACTTTATTTTTAGCTTTTTTAATAGCCTTTTTATCCCAACGTTTTGAACACAGAAGCGATAGTATTATTGCTGTAATTTGGGCTTTTGGTATGGCAATTGGCATCATCTTAATTGATCTAAGCCCAAGCTATAATACAGATTTAATGGCCTATCTTTTTGGAAGCATTTTAGCCGTTGGAAAAGAAGATTTATGGCTTATGGGTATGGTTGATGGTATTGTAATTGTTTTAATATTATTATTTTATAGACAATTTCAATCTTTAAGTTTTGATTTTGAATTTACTAAAGTTTGTGGTATTAATACCAATTTTTTCCATTATCTGCTCATTACTTTAATAGCTTTTTGTATAGTGATTTCTATAAGACTTGTAGGACTTATTTTAGTTATGGCCTTATTAAGTATTCCTAGTTTTATCGCGGAAAATTTTACCAAAAGACTTGGTTTTATTATGATTTTAGCAAGTTTTTTAAGTATAATTTTTTGTATTTTAGGACTTATATTTAGCTATTATCTTAACCTCTCAAGCGGTGCTTGTATAATCACTGTAGCTTGCTTTAGTTTTTTAATACATTTTTTAGTAAAATTTTTATTAAAAAAATAAAATTATAAAAAAACATTTTGATTTGATTTTTAATTATTCATATACTTTTTTACGTAATACTACTTACAGAAAATAATTTTTAAAAATATTAATTGATAATAATTATTTATTTTATAAAACATTATTTTCATTAAAATATAAAAAATTAATTCAAGGAGAATAAATGATTTCTATTAAAAAAATATTATTAAGTTTAGCAAGCCTTCCTATTATCTTAAGTGCTGCAGAATATCAATTAAGCACACATATTTTAGATATTAGCAAAGGTGGAAATGCTAAAAATGTTAAAGTAGAATTGTATAAACTCGAAAACAATAATCAATGGACAAAAATAGATGAAAAATACACAGGAGAAAATGGGAGAATAACAGATTTCTTACCTTATACAAATACTCAAAATACAGTATCTGGAGTTTATAAACTGAAATTTTATACTAAAGACTATTTTGACAAAGAAAATACAAAATCTTTTTATCCTTATATAGAAGTTGGCTTTGAAGCATCAAAAGATCAAAAACACTATCATGTTCCCCTAACGCTATCTCCATTTGGATATTCAACTTATAGAGGAAGTTGAAAATAAGGGCCATACCCTTATAATACTACCATATAACAAAAGTCTTAGCTTTTTTTATATCACTTAACTTTAAAATAATTTGTTCTTGATTTTGCAAATTTTGCAAAAATATATCTTCATTATCCACTCGAATAATTTGAGCTTCAATTTTTTCTTTTTGATGAGTAGTAATTTTCACCTTTTCTCCCATACTTTTTGCAAAATGATCTAAAGTACTAAGACTCCTTTCAAGTCCTGGAGAAGATACTTCTAAAAAATACTCACCCTTTATAGGCGGATCAACATCAAAAATAGGAGATAAAATTTCACTTAGCTTAGCACAATCATCCAAGGTAACTCCACCTTTTTTCATTACATAAATACGGTAAATTTTTTTACCATTTTCGCTAAGCAATTCCTCATCATAAAAAATAAGTCCAACTTCTTTGCAAAGAGCTTCAAGATTCATGAATATCCTTTTTTATTTTCTCAAACAAAGCATCCATATGATTTTGATATTCAAGCCTATCATCAAATTTAA from Campylobacter hepaticus includes:
- a CDS encoding metal ABC transporter solute-binding protein, Zn/Mn family, translating into MKKSIFFILLGFLSCTLIQAKNLKNETPSTHLVSVSIPPQAFFVKKIAGDTLNINILLPQNNNEHNFEFKASAMKKLEKSDIYFTIGLEFEKIFMSKFKQNFPKLQIENMQKNIALIVNHEQDHHSHKHENFDPHTWLDPILVQTMALNIYNVLIQKYPQNKKLYKQNLDQFLAQLDSLNLQIASKLEKLKNREFVVYHPSWAYFAKRYNLTQIPVEILGKEPKSKDLQNLITMMKNKNITIIFVQNNFPENAAKALAKESHAQIYKINHLSYEWENELLKTANALSKNL
- a CDS encoding ABC transporter ATP-binding protein; the protein is MLFFEISNLNYAYDNQTVLNNINLSYDSKDFLSIIGPNGAGKSTLIKLILGLLKSKNEIKFQELQRKEIGYVPQHSLVNPNFYPRVIEIVLMGLINQKIFGFYSKKDKEKAMQALKNVGMQDFWNKTINSLSGGQRQRVFIARALVSDCKMLILDEPTASVDSKSAIQILELLNSLHYDGMGILLICHDINLVLAYSDKIAYLNKELFLHTNTKEKEKSIFLKHLYENHSHFCDVEMSLNSCLCDEANCDSKKLCMQEFTRKNLKKSEFKKESFCLKFIKENHD
- a CDS encoding metal ABC transporter permease encodes the protein MIEILHFTFFQNALLAAILVSIACGIIGTLIMINRLFSMAGAITHGAFGGIGIAFYFSLPILLSTGIFTLFLAFLIAFLSQRFEHRSDSIIAVIWAFGMAIGIILIDLSPSYNTDLMAYLFGSILAVGKEDLWLMGMVDGIVIVLILLFYRQFQSLSFDFEFTKVCGINTNFFHYLLITLIAFCIVISIRLVGLILVMALLSIPSFIAENFTKRLGFIMILASFLSIIFCILGLIFSYYLNLSSGACIITVACFSFLIHFLVKFLLKK
- the uraH gene encoding hydroxyisourate hydrolase; the protein is MISIKKILLSLASLPIILSAAEYQLSTHILDISKGGNAKNVKVELYKLENNNQWTKIDEKYTGENGRITDFLPYTNTQNTVSGVYKLKFYTKDYFDKENTKSFYPYIEVGFEASKDQKHYHVPLTLSPFGYSTYRGS
- the rimP gene encoding ribosome maturation factor RimP encodes the protein MNLEALCKEVGLIFYDEELLSENGKKIYRIYVMKKGGVTLDDCAKLSEILSPIFDVDPPIKGEYFLEVSSPGLERSLSTLDHFAKSMGEKVKITTHQKEKIEAQIIRVDNEDIFLQNLQNQEQIILKLSDIKKAKTFVIW